In Pseudomonas fluorescens, the following are encoded in one genomic region:
- a CDS encoding LysR family transcriptional regulator produces MFDWNDLRFFLELQRSGRLLTAARRLNTTHATVARHIEAIEKSLGTALFVQHAQGYEMTPAGEALLKHAEAMENVALLAQEEITQSTAPLGKIRVGVTEGLGIMFLASRMNGLFERYPGLEVELVAVPRFVSILNREAEISIHLERPAADMLVTRKLTDYRLALYASQDYLDRSPPLRSREDLGRHAWIGYVDDLLFSQELMFLNSFCRNPRVVFHSTSVIAQQQAARSGLGIAVLPCYMASADPGLVPLLPDESIQRSYWISTRRELHKSVRLRVLWDYVVGLCEREQGLLLGAVAQGA; encoded by the coding sequence ATGTTCGACTGGAATGACCTGCGGTTTTTTCTCGAATTGCAGCGCAGCGGGCGTTTGCTCACGGCTGCCCGGCGCTTGAACACCACCCATGCCACCGTGGCGCGGCACATCGAGGCCATCGAAAAGAGCCTCGGTACGGCGTTGTTCGTCCAGCATGCCCAGGGTTACGAGATGACCCCGGCGGGCGAGGCGTTGCTTAAACACGCCGAGGCGATGGAGAACGTGGCGCTGCTGGCCCAGGAGGAAATCACCCAGTCCACCGCGCCGCTGGGCAAGATCCGCGTTGGGGTGACGGAAGGGCTGGGCATCATGTTCCTCGCCAGTCGCATGAACGGCTTGTTCGAGCGCTATCCGGGGCTGGAGGTGGAACTGGTGGCGGTGCCGCGTTTTGTCAGCATCCTCAACCGCGAGGCGGAAATCAGCATCCACCTCGAACGCCCGGCCGCCGATATGCTGGTCACCCGCAAACTCACCGACTATCGCCTGGCACTCTATGCCAGCCAGGACTATCTCGATCGCTCACCGCCGTTGCGCAGTCGCGAGGACTTGGGGCGGCATGCCTGGATTGGCTATGTCGACGACCTGCTGTTCAGCCAGGAACTGATGTTCCTCAACAGCTTCTGCCGCAACCCGCGGGTGGTGTTTCACAGCACCAGCGTGATCGCCCAGCAACAGGCGGCCCGCTCGGGCCTGGGGATTGCCGTGTTGCCGTGCTACATGGCCAGTGCCGATCCCGGTCTGGTGCCGTTGCTGCCGGACGAAAGCATCCAGCGCAGCTACTGGATCAGCACCCGCCGCGAACTGCACAAATCGGTGCGGTTGCGGGTGTTGTGGGATTATGTGGTGGGGTTGTGTGAGCGGGAGCAGGGGTTGTTGTTGGGGGCTGTTGCTCAGGGTGCCTGA